Below is a window of Pseudodesulfovibrio sp. 5S69 DNA.
GGTCAGCTACGCCGACACCCCCGAGGGCCAGGCAGTGGTCGACGGCATCCGCTCCGCCTTCCCCTGCTCCGTGGCCGCCGACGGCGCGACCTTCGCCGACGCCACCGCCCTGAACGCGTACGCCAAGGACGTTTTCTATGCGGACGTCGCCGAGCCGGCCCCGGCTCCGGCCCCGGTCGTGGCCGCCCCGGCCCCGGCCAAGGAAGTGGTCTCCTTCAACCTGAACTTCGGCTTCGACAAGTACCAGATCACCGATGAGATGGTCCCCGTGCTCGAACAGGCCAAGATGATCCTGGACGAAGACCCGGCCGCCACCTACGAGATCTCGGGCCACACCGACTCCACCGGTACCGAGGCCTACAACCAGGGGCTGTCCGAGCGCCGCGCCAACTCCGTCATGAAGTGGCTGACCGACAACGGGATCAGCACCGACCGCCTGGAAGCCAAGGGCTACGGCGAGCTCAATCCCAAGTACGACAACGCCACCAAGGAAGGCCGGAAGCTCAACCGCAGGGTTGATATCCAGACCAAGTAAGCGTATACGAAAAACGGTTGGGCGGCGTTGCGCCGCCCAACCCCCTGCTCTGGTTGGAAGGATTCAACGCCATGCACAAATTTTTCGTTTATGCCTTTTTGGCCGTGTTTCTGACCGGGGCTTTTTTTGCGGCCGCCGAACGGACCGCATCGGCCCAGGACCTCGCCGCCATCTCGCCGGGCGACGCCACCACCAAGATCAACACCAAGAACATGCCCCTCTACCTCGACGAGGGGCTGGTCACCAAGAACGCGGACTTCGGCAAGTTCGCCAGGGTCAGGGCCAGGTCCCTGGACCGCAACCACCGCATGGCCCGCAACCGCATGCAGATCACCCGGCAGCCCGACGGCTCCTACCGGGCCCGCTACCACGCCATAGACATGGACTCCATCGTCACCAAGGTCCGCCGCTCCTCGTCCAAGACCGTGCCCTTCGTGGGCGTCATGCGCTTCTGCGAGCTGGTCATGGAGGCCACGGCCGAATCGCCCGCCGCCTGCAAGAAGGCCGAGTTCAAGCCGGTGACCGTCATCCCCAACCGCCAGATCTTCAGCTTCCGGAAAGGCGCCTGGCAGTAGCCGGCCCTCTCTCCCGTCCCCTTCGCGGTCCACGCCGCTCTCTCGTCGCGCCAGCTTTCCCCGAATCCTTCCCGTCTTTTCGCACGCCTCCGGTTGCCCTCGCGCCCCTTCCCGGATACAGACGAAGTGATACCCGCCGTCCCGACGCATCCGGACGGCCAACCGCCGCAAAGGGGGCGACATGATCAACTACTGGCCGCTCAAGTTTGAGACCGCGGACCTGCGCCGCCGCACCGTGGACGGGCTGCGCGCCCTGCGCGGGCTCATCCGGGACCGGATGCCCGCCGCCACCCTGCACGACACCCTGCTGCTCGGCACCTGGAACATCCGCAACTTCGACGACAACCGCTTCGGCCACGGCCCGCGCATCAAGGAGTCCCTGTACTTCATCGCCGAGGCCGTCTCGGCCTTCGACGTCCTGGCCGTGCAGGAAATCTGCCGCGACC
It encodes the following:
- a CDS encoding OmpA family protein, whose product is MTQSRKLLLFMLAAMLTFSFAFAATANAKMVKKVDNFIFFVDQSGSMAMRNADGVKKIEKAKSDMLALNAAIPALDYNSAVILFAPFEVQCAPKPYSDATVAAAVNAIDSDYQIFNRRTPMGAGLDDINPTIGKMSGKTALIIFTDGESNYGTDPVAVAKNLYAKYGSNLCVHVVSYADTPEGQAVVDGIRSAFPCSVAADGATFADATALNAYAKDVFYADVAEPAPAPAPVVAAPAPAKEVVSFNLNFGFDKYQITDEMVPVLEQAKMILDEDPAATYEISGHTDSTGTEAYNQGLSERRANSVMKWLTDNGISTDRLEAKGYGELNPKYDNATKEGRKLNRRVDIQTK